The following DNA comes from Nocardia sp. XZ_19_385.
GGTGCCGGAGTACGAAGACCGTGGCGGGCCGGAAACCCGCAGGCGGATACGGGAATTCGCGACGACCCGTTTGCGCCGCGCTGCCGGACCGGTCACCGACGCGTTCGACGCGCCCCTGCGAGCCGAGATCGCCGCCGCGGCTGAAGATTCGGACTTCTGATGGACCGCACGAGAGCCTTACCGGAGCTGTGATGGATCAGGGAACCCCTCCAGACGACGGACGCGAAGTGTTGCTCGCCGGGGCCGAGGCCTACCAGCGCGGGGAAGTTGCTGAGGCGCTGCGGATCTTCTCCGAAGCGGTGCAGACCACCACCGGCGCGCTGCGGGTCAGCGCGCTGATCAACGCCGCAAGCATGGCCGACGAACTCGGCGACCATGCCACCGCGCTGACATGGTTTCGCGAAGCGCTGGCCGAGGTCCCCGATGGCGCGATCGAAAAGCGTTGCAGCGCACTGGTAAATGTCTCGCAGGCGCTGCAACACCTCGGCGAGCTGGACGAGGCGCAGGCCGCGCTGGAGCAGGCCCGGGGATTGCTCGCCGACAGCGGCGAGGAACTCGGCATGCTGCGCGTCGCGTGCCTGCTGTCCCTCGGTGCCGTCGCCTTCCACCGCGGCCAATGGACCCGCACCATCGAGATCGCTACCGAATCCCTGGACGCCGCCGTCCGTTACGCCCCGCATTTGGCCGGTCATCCACTGATGAGCCTGGCGGGCGCCTACTTCGAAACCGGCCGCCGCGATCTGGCCCTCGACTTCACCCAGCAGGCCCTAGCCGCCTTCGAATCCGCGGGCGACATCAACGCCGTCGCTGAGACCCGGCAGAACCTCGCCACCATGCATATTCGCTTGAATCAGCATGACGAGGCCGAACCGTTGTTGCGGGCCAGCCAGGATTATTTCGAGCAGGCCGGGCTGGGCCACCGTGCCGGGATCGGCCTCAAAACCCTCGGCTTCCTCGCCGAAAGCCGTGACGATCTGGCGCAAGCGGATGACCTCTACGGCCGCGCCTTCGAGTATTTCCGCGACTCCGGCGCCGTCCTGGACGCGGCCGA
Coding sequences within:
- a CDS encoding lipopolysaccharide assembly protein LapB produces the protein MDQGTPPDDGREVLLAGAEAYQRGEVAEALRIFSEAVQTTTGALRVSALINAASMADELGDHATALTWFREALAEVPDGAIEKRCSALVNVSQALQHLGELDEAQAALEQARGLLADSGEELGMLRVACLLSLGAVAFHRGQWTRTIEIATESLDAAVRYAPHLAGHPLMSLAGAYFETGRRDLALDFTQQALAAFESAGDINAVAETRQNLATMHIRLNQHDEAEPLLRASQDYFEQAGLGHRAGIGLKTLGFLAESRDDLAQADDLYGRAFEYFRDSGAVLDAADVQVRLATVAYANARIDEGEALLAAAYAAYAERGLGLHCAQIDYWHALLLESIIDDVADPAPALAVATDLAITSALAIDAVRHTFPNGTQRQQWNTQIADPALRLAFRFAYLSGDGQLLADLIETQCAGATLQTKRTDSATTRQFPIEFLDPGDPTPESTTPIDTDPGHPGTLSAGSRTATTSGTPSVQAGALPAGAPGPPAATLRLASALADVAAGEGLPVSLPPRLVIEPDGHVALAAYITAAEQRYGRPVRDRRRVSA